A segment of the Acidimicrobiia bacterium genome:
ACCCCGGCCGCCACGTGCACGTCACAGTGCTCACCGAGAGCATCGATTCCGGTCTGCGAGATGGTCTCGGCAATCACAACTTTGGGCCGCATGGGCTCCACCTCCTGCACGGACATTCTTGCCCCGCAGTGCGACGCATACCAAACCCGCCGATCGAGGCCGGCACGACGTAGAGTGATAGAGGTAGATAGGAGGTCGAAGATGGTCTGGGCACCGAATGTGATCGTAGCCGCGGTCGATGGTTCGGACCGCAGCATCGAAGCCACCCGCCTGGCAGCAGAAATCGCCAGACGCAACGGATCCAAGCTGCACATCATCACAGTGGTGCGCCCACCTGAGGGCTGGTGGGGCATCGGTGGAGCGCCACCGCCCGCCAGAGCATTGTCGGAATCGTTGGTCGAAGCACAGAAAGAGGTTCTCGACCGCACCATCGCCGAAGTCGACCTCCAGGGTATCGACTACCAGGTGAGCGAGGAACTGGGCGATCCGGCCGGAGCAATCGTGCACTTCTGCGACGAGGTGGACGCCGACCTGCTCGTCATCGGCCGGCGCGGCGCCGGGTTGATAGAGCGCTTCGTCATGGGATCCGTTGCCGACCGACTCGTCCATTACTCCAACTGTCCTGTGGTAGTGGTCCCCTAGGTGACGTTCGAGTTCGATCGCGATACGGCGGTGACGTCGCTGGGCGACGGCGCCTGGTCGGCCGTTATTTCGCCCGGGTGGAACATTGGAACCATCCCCAACGGCGGCTATCTCTCTGCGCTCGCTCTGGCGGCGGTCGGCCGGGAGCTGCCTCATCCCGATCCGCTGACGGTCACGAGCCATTACCTCGGGCGCGTCGGTTCGGGAGCGCCGGCCACCGTCGAGGTAGAAGTCCTGAGGCGCGGCCGGACCCTGTCGACCGCCTCCGCACGATTGCTCCAGGATGGTCGCGAGAGACTCAGAATGCTGGCCACTTTCGGAGACCTCGATGCTTCGGAGGGACCCACCTTCGTGACCGCGGCACCTCCTCCCATGCCGCCTCCGGACGCCTGCGTTCGAAACGAAGACGGCCCGGCAGCACTCGAGCTTCACAACCGCCTGGACGCCCGGCTCGAGCCGAGCGTTGCCGGCGGAGCAGTCGGCGAACCCGTGGGGCGTCCCGAGATCGGAGGATGGATTCGTTTCGCAGATGGACGCCCGCCCGACCTCCTTTCGCTTGCCCTGTTCGCCGATGCCTTCCCCCCTACTGTTCTCAACCTCGATCGGTATGGCTGGGTCCCTACAATCGAACTAACGATCCACTTTCGTGCGAAGCCGGCACCTGGTTGGCTGCGTGCATGGTTCGTCTCCCGCTTCCTGGTCGAGAGTCATGTCGAGGAAGACGGCGAAATCTGGGATTCAGAGGGAAACCTGGTCGCGTTGAGCCGACAACTGGCGCGCATACTCCCGAGGAGCTGAGCCGGCCGCCGCCCGCGCGCTATTAGTGTGCCGGCGTGCCTCGGGAAATCATCATTGCCGGAATCGTCGGGAGCCTGCGGGAGGACAGCAAGACTCGAGTTGCAGTAATGGCCGCTCTGGAGGGAGCTGCGGAGTCGGGGGCGGAAACCCGGCTCGTGGACCTGCGTGAATACGATCTCCCGTTCTGCAACGAAGACGACACGAACTCTCCGCCCGATGTTGTCCGCCTCCGCGCGGATGTGGGAACGGCACATGGGCTGATCATCGGCACCCCCGAATATCACGGCGGATACAGCGGCCTCTTGAAGAACGCCATCGACCTGATGGGATTCGACGAGTTCGAAGGCAAGATCGTCGGACTGGTCGGTGTGTCGGGCGGCTCGACGGGAGCGTCCCATGCCCTCCAGGGTCTGCGTGCGATCGGCCGGGCACTTCACGCGTGGGTGATCCCCCAGCAGGCCGCCGTTCCGGATGCTTCGACCGCCCTCGCCGCCGATTCTCCGACCCGTACTCGCCACCTCGAACGCCTTCGTGATATTGGAGTTCAGGTCGCCCGCTTCGCAGCTCTGCACAATTCCCCAGAAGCAGCCGCGTTCCTTCGTGCCTGGGAGGAAGCACCCAGCAACCCCGGCGCCGGGACTTGAGCCCGTCCGTTCTCGCCCAGGGATCGACGTCGGTTGCCGGGCGATTGGGGGAGGCTCGATCAACCGGCGGGCTCGTAGACGACACGATCGAAGAGCTCGAGGTTCACCCGTCTGATTGCTTCCCGGCCGTCCGGCCCGAGTAGCCAGTCGAGAAACAGCTCGCCCGCCGCCCGTACCGGCGAGGTCGCCACCACGATGAGGTGATACGGATTCTGCGGGAGGTCGCTGACCTCGACCGGTTCGAGGGAGAGGGAACCCGAGGCTGCCAGGAACGTCCCCAACTCGCTCAGCGTGTACGCCTTCCGCTGGTCGGCGACCTGCAGAGTCAGGCCCATCCCCTGCCCGGTTTCGAGATACCAAGGTTGTCCGTCCGGCTCGATACCGGCCGCCGCCCACAGAAGGCGCTCCACCTCGTAGGTTCCGCTTCCATCGGCGCGACTCACGAACGGAGACCCACTTGCGGCCAGAGCACCGAGCACGTCCGAGGCGGCTCCGAAAGGAGCCTCACCCGGCGGGCCGACCAACACGAACGTACTGGACAGAACCAGCTCGTAGCGAGCCGCCAGACCATCTTCGACGAACTCCGCTTCCAGTTCCGGGGCATGGACGATCATCACATCAGCGGCGCCGCGCCTCCCCAGTTCGAGGACCTGGGCGGTAGCCTCCCCGACAACACTCAGGTCGATGTCGGGATGCTGGGTTTCGAAGATTCTTGCGGCTGCATCGAGCAGGCCGCTGTCGACCAGAGTGGTCCCGGCGGCGACTATCACGCGCTCATCCCCGCCGCCGGAACAGGCCGCCAGCACCAGGAACAGGGCCGCCAGAAACCGCTTCATCTCAGATTGACTCTCACTGCGGTCGCTTTCACCGTCAAAGTGACGTCGGCCCCGGGCCCGAGCTGAAGCACCTCTTGTGAACCGGGCGTGACCAGAGCGACGACCCGGCTGCCTGCGTCGATGACAACCTCCACCAACCTGCCGAGATCACGGAACTCGGTCACCGTGCCGATCCACCGGTTGCGTGCACTGCCCGCCGCTCCGTCACGGCCCCGGAACAGGGTCACAGCTTCCGCCCCGAACACGGCCCGCGCGGTTCGTCCCGGCTCAACGTCGCCGACCCCCCAGATGGTCATTTCCCCTGCTCGCAGTGAGGCCAACGGGCCGTCGGTGTCTACGGCCTCGCCGTCGATGACGTTGCCGATGCCGACGGCTGCGGCGACCTCGTCGCCGGCCGGAAGCGAGAACACCTCGCCCACCGGTCCCTCCTGCAGCACTCGCCCGCCGACCAGCACCGCCATCCGATTGCCGAGGAAGGCTGCTTCCTGTCGATCGTGGGTGATGATCACCGCCCCCCTGTCGCCGATCTCGCCGATTATCAGAGCGGCAACTTCAAATCGGTCTCGCTCGTCCTGCGCCGACAGGGGCTCGTCGAGCAACACCCAGGGCCGGCGTCTCGCCAGGACCCTGGCAATGGTCAGGCGCTGCGCTTCGCCACCGCTCAGCGAGGAAGCTTCGAACCCAAGAAGGTCGCCCACGCCGATCCGATCGGCCAAATGGCGAGCCCGCACTGCCTCTTCGGCCGTCAGGCCCAAACCCATGTTGAACCCGGCACTTCCCCGAAACAGATACGGATGCTGCGGCAGGTAGGTCGAGTCGAGGGCGGGACCTCCGGGGAGTGTCCCGGCCATGAGCCGGAGCAGCGTCGACTTCCCCGAACCATTGGGTCCAAAGACGACCAATCGATCGCCCTGCCGCACCTCGAGGCCCTCGACTGACACAACGGAGCCGTCCGCCGGATAACGGAGGTCCAGCTTCTCATGCACGGCGCGCCTCCCTGATCTGCATCCAGGTGAGGAATCCGTTGACGACGGCCGCCAGCAGGATCAATACCGCGGCGAGAGCCAGTGCTTCTCCGAAGTTGGCCTGGCGGGTCTCCTGGACGATCGCAGTCGTGAGAACTCGCGTCTCTCCGACAATATTGCCACCGACGACCAGCACTGCCCCCACCTCGGAAGAGACACGGCCGAAGGCGGCGGCCACGGCAGCCAGAACGCCGGGCCAGACCTCCACGAGGACGACGCGCCCGCGCTGCCACCCGGGCAGGGACAGCGCAGCCAGTTGCTCGGAAGCCGACGGCGGGAGTCCCTTTATCGCACCGGCGGTAACGCCCGCCGCGATGGGAATTGCCAGCAGCGTCTGCGCGGCCACCATCGCAGTGGGGGTGAACAGCAGATCGAGTCCGCCCAGGGGTCCGGTATCCCAGATCACCAAGAGCAGTGCCAGGCCGGCCACAACCGGCGGCATGCCCATGCCGATATTCACCGCGATCAACCACGCGGTTCGAACCCGGGTCCGACCCAAACCGATCCACGCGCCGAGCGGGACACCGATGGTCACACCCATCGCCGTCGCGAGCAGCGACACGATCAGGGTCAGCCCGATTACTCGCCGGAGTTCGACTCCGAAACCGGCAAGCGAGCTCAGCGCGTCGCCGACGACCTCAAAGAGGAAGTCCATACGATCCGATCAAGACTGGAAATAGAAGTACCAGGCAGCGACGCCGACGATCCCGGCATAGAGCGCCAGCTTGAAGAGCTTCTTGAAGATCCACCACCCGACGAGAGCAGCCGCCGCGATGCCGATGTACAGCGAGAGGTTTTCCATGCGGGGAGGTTAGCGCCACCCGGGCCGAGAGCGCGAGAAGCAAGCAGGAGACATCAGGCAGCAGCAGCCGAGGCCCCATGGGGCTCCACCCGGGAGCCACTCGACCAATGCCCGACTCGGCTCACCGCCTACGGCCCGGTGCCCATCGCCTGTCGGCACCCTACATGAGCGCGGCAGGGGTGAGCCGGGGGACGATCAGGTCTGCCTCGCCCAACTGGTCGGGGGCGTACCCGCCCCGCAACACCGCTACCACCCTCATTCCGGCGGCCTTTCCGGCGGATATCCCGGCGGGAGCGTCCTCCACCGCCACGCATTCGCCGGGCTCAACACCGAGTCCGGCCGCGGCAGCCAGATAGATGTCGGGCGCCGGTTTGCCGTTCACCACCTCATCACCGGCGACTACAACGTCGAAGAAGCGGTCCAATCCGGTCGACCGCAACGACAGATCGAGTCGCTCCCTCGGACTGCTCGATGCCACCGCGATCGAGCGACCCTGCGCGTGGAGGACCTCCAGCGTGTCTGCGGCATCCTCGAATGCCTCCAGGTACTGCTCGAACAGCGTGCGCACACGATCGGCCAGAAGCGGCCAGAACTCCTCATAGGGAGGCAGGTCGCCCCGCCCGGAGAAGTGGCGGAAGGCGTCCTGTTCGGTCCGGCCCGAAAGGAAAGCAACCTCTTCATCGAGTATCTCTATGCCGTGCGGGGCGAGCGCCTCCCGCCAGGCCGACCAGGCGAGCTCCTCGGAATCCACCAGCACGCCGTCACAGTCGAAGATGATCGGGCGGCTCATCGGGCCGCCCGCTCTCGCAGGATCTCGTTGACGACCTTCGGGTCGGCTTTACCCCCGGTGGCGCGCATGACTTGCCCCACCAGGAACCCGAACGGCTTCATGTCGCCTCCACGCAGCTTCTCCAGAGCATCCGGATTCGACGCCAGCACGCCGTCGACCGCAGACTCGATGGCACCGGTGTCCGACATCTGGATGAGGTCTCTGTCGGCCGCCACTTCCTCCGGCGATCCATCGCCCTCGAGCACACCGGCCAGTACCTCCTTGGCGGCTGATGACGACAGCCTTCCCTCGGTCAACATTCCCGTCATCTGCACCAGGTGAGCGGCGGTCAGGGCAGTCCGGTCGATCGTTGTCTCCTGTTTGCGCAGGTAGGCGGTCGTTTCACCGGTCAACCAGTTGGCAACCTGTTTCGGATCGGCACCGTTGTGGACGGCTTCCTCGAAGAGGGCTCCCAATCCCATCTCCCCCGACACCAGCACGGACGCCGCGTGCGAGTCCAGCCCGGACTCGATGTACCTGGCGATACGCTGATGGGGCAGCTCGGGCAGTGTGGCGCGTATCTGCTCGCGCCTCTCCTCCGAGATGACGATTGGAACCAGGTCGGGCTCGGCGAAGTAGCGGTAGTCCGAGGAAACTTCCTTCGAACGCATACTCTGAGTGACCCCGGCCGCTTCATCCCAGTGGCGTGTCTCCTGGGGAACTTCCCGACCGGATTCGAGTACTTCGGTCTGGCGATCGATCTCATAGGCCAGAGCCCGTTCGAGCGATCGGAAAGAGTTCATGTTCTTCACCTCGACCTTCGCTCCCAGCTCCTCTTCGCCGGCCGGTTTGATCGAAACGTTGGCGTCGAACCTCATGGAGCCTTCCTCGAGCTTCGCATCGGAGACGCCGAGGCTCTCCACCAGAGAACGCAGCTGCTGGGCATAGGCGCGAGCTTGTGCAGGGCTGTGGATATCGGGTTCGCTGACGATCTCGACCAACGGCACCCCTGCTCGATTGAAGTCGAGCAAAGTCGCCTCGGCGGAGTGAATGCGGCCCCCTCCACCCACGTGGATGCTCTTGCCGGTGTCCTCTTCCTGGTGCACGCGGTTGATCGCCACCCGGGCCGTCTCACCGTCCAGATCGACGTCGAGATACCCTGCGGTGCAAACCGGGAGGTCGTACTGCGAGATCTGGTAGTTCTTCGGCAGATCCGCGTAGAAGTAGTTCTTCCGATGGAAGATGCTCTCCGGCGCAATCGTGCAGTTCAGTGCGAGGCCGATCCGCACGATCCACTCGATTGCCTGCTCGTTCGGGACCGGCAGCGCTCCCGGCAAAGCCAGGCAAACCGGGCAGATGTTCGTGTTGGGGGCTGCGCCGAAATCGGCACGACACCCGCAGAACATCTTCGAGTCGGTCTTCAGTTCGACATGGACCTCGATCCCGATCACCGGTTCCCAACTCATGCCCATGCCTCCAGCATCGGGGGGCGATGTTCGAAGCCGGCCAACTGCTCCACGGTGTGAGCAACACGGAACATGACGGCCTCGCCCAGGGCCGGCGCCATGATCTGGAATCCGATCGGCAAGCCGTCCCCGTCCCGACCGACCGGCACCGAGATCGCAGGATCGCCGGCCAAGTTGGATGGGATCGTACAGACATCGGACAAGTACATCGAGAGCGGGTCCTGGGTCTTGGAACCGATCTCAAAAGCCGTGGTGGGGGTGGTCGGCGACACCAGAGCATCGACCCGGCGGTAGGCGGACTCGAAGTCACGGATGACCAGAGTTCGGACCTTCTGCGCCTGGCCGTAGAAGGCGTCGTAGTAGCCGGCCGACAACGCGTAGGTGCCGAGCAGAATCCGGCGTATGACCTCCTGACCGAACCCGTCGGCCCTGGTTGCCGTCATCATCTCTTCGACCGTTGCGCCGTCGTGGCGCGACCCGTATCGGACACCGTCGAACCGGGCGAGGTTGGCCGAGCACTCGGCCGGGGCGATGAGGTAGTAGGCACTCAGCGAAGTCTCCATCGACGGCAGCGAGACCTCGACTATCTCGGCACCAGCCTCACTCAACAGATCGACGGTACGGCGGAAGGCAGCCTCCACATCCGCGTCGAAACCCTCACCGCTCAACTCGCGCACGACGCCGATTCGCAGCCCTCCCACACCACCGTCGAGTCCCGTCCGAAAGTCCGGCAGGTCACCCCGATAGGAAGTCGCATCCAGCGGATCGTGGCCGGCCAACGACTCGAGCGCGGTCACAGAATCCTCCACCGTCCTGGTGAAAGGACCGATCTGATCGAGTGATGAGGCAAAGGCGATCAGCCCGTACCGGCTCACCAGGCCGTAAGTTGGCTTCATTCCGACCACACCGCACAGGGCCGCCGGTTGCCGGATCGAGCCGCCTGTGTCGGATCCCAGTCCGACGATCGCAGACCCGGCCGCCACCGCGATTGCCGAACCCCCCGACGATCCTCCGGGAACCCGATCGGTGTGCCAGGGGTTGCGGCTCGAACCGAACGCGGAGTTCTCGGTGGATGAGCCCATCGCGAACTCGTCCATGTTGGTCTTGCCGACGATCACCGCGTTCTGTTCCTTGAGCCTCGCCACGGCTGTGGCATCGTAGGGCGGGACGTAGCCTGCGAGAATTTGTGACGCAGCGGTCGTCTCGATGCCCCGGGTCACCATGTTGTCTTTGACGGCTACCGGAATGCCCTGCAGAGGCCCGGCATCGCGACCCGCCGCGAACTCTGCGTCGGCGGCGTCGGCCGCCCGGCGGGCACCATCGTGATCCAGCGTCAGAAAGGCATGGAGTTCGGCCTCGGTCTTCGCTGCTCTGTCCAGTGCGGCATCGGTCAACTCGCGGGCCGAGACCGACCCGTCGCGAAGGGCCGTCCGGGCCCCTGAGAGCGTGTATTCGCTCATTGCGTCTCCAGGTGGGGCGGAACCCGGAAGTAGCCGTCCTCGTGCTCCGGGGCCTGCTCGAGGACCTCGGTCCGGTCCAGGGACGGCCGGACTTCGTCCCTCCGAAAGGCGTTCACCATCGACAGGGGATGCGCGGTCGGCTTGACACCTTGGGTATCGATTTCCTGAACGCGCGCGGCATGATCGAGGATCACGGCAAGCTGGGCCTGGTAGTGGGACAACTCTTCGTCGCTCAACCCGAGTCGGGCAAGCCGCGCAACATGGGCTATGTCAATATCGATGGGCATCCACTGAGTGTAGGGGCGTTGCCGGCACGGTCGTAGGCTCCGGGTCACCCGGCTAGCTTTGGCTACGAGAGAGGAGCGAGACCGTGCAGCTCATATTCGCAGTTCACTGCCACCAGCCGTTCGGACAGCTGGAAACCGTTCTCGATCAAGCTATCGATCGTGCCTACCTGCCCTTCCTCGACGTCCTTCAACGCCACCCGGGCATCTCGGTCAACGTGCACTATTCGGGAACGCTTCTCGAACAACTCGAGACAAGTGGACCCCGTTTGCTCGAGGTTCTCACCGGGTCGGGTGAGCAAATCGAATGGATGGGCGGAGCGATGTATGAACCGATCCTTCCGGCGATTCCTCCGCGTGATCGGATCGAACACCTGAAACGGATGCGCAGTGCAATCAACGAGCGCTTCTCCCAAGATCCAGTCACAGCCTGGGTTCCCGAGCGGGTCTGGGAGCCGTCCCTGGTCGAGACCTTCGCTGAATCCGGCTACGACGCGATACCGCTCGACGACGTCCACTTCGAACGAGCAGGCCTCGAGCACCTCGACCGCAACTATCTGGTCCACTACCTCGACCGGCTCATAACCGCATATCCGATCTCCGTCGATCTTCGGTACGCCGCCCCCCGGGAAGATCCCGAGACACTGGTTGAGAGCCTGCGTCACCTTCATGAGGCAAACCCCGACGCGGTCGCGGTGCTGGTCGACGACGGCGAGAAGTACGGGCTGTGGCCGGGCGGCAGTCAACGGGCGTACGGCCCGGACGGCTGGCTCGATCGATTCTTCACCGCCGCGGAAGCCGCCGACTGGGTCGATCTGACCACTTTCGAACGGCACCTGGCCGACCACCCGGCGACCGAGCGAACTTCGCTGCCTCCCGGTTCCTATCAGGAGATGACCGACTGGTCCGACGGGCGCTGGGAGCACTTCCTGGATCGGTACCCGGAAGCCGACGTCCTCTACCGCAAGATGTTGAACGCATCCAAGCGGGCAAGCCGCGACAAAGCACCAGCCGAGGCGCTCACAGAGGTGCTGCGCGGACAGGGCAACGACTCCTACTGGCACGGAGTGTTCGGGGGGCTGTACCTGCCACACCTGCGTGCCGAGACACACCGACGGTTGCTTGCCTCCAGGATGGCAGTCGACGAGGCGAAGAGGTCGGGTCGATCGTGGGCGAAACTCGAAGTTCTCGACTGGGACGCCGACGGACGCGACGAAATCCACGTCGAGCTGCCCGACCAGTCGTGGGTGCTCGACCTCGACGACGGCGCACTCGCCTACTACGACGACAAGCCCTCGATGTGGATGGTCCCGGACGTAGTGGCGGCCCGTGCCGTGGGTTACGACACCGATCAAAGTCCGGTCAGGACTCATCGGTGGATGACGACCAGGACACTCCCCCTCGATGCCTCACCCGGTTCCCTGGCGTCGATGGATCCCGACCAGCTCTCCCAGTACCCCCTCGAAACAGGAGAGTTCGAAAAGGGCAAAGGCTGGGTCAGTGTCGGTTCGACTTCCCACCACGGACGGGTCCGCCGGTTGCTGCGCGCAGAGAACCGCTCGTTCGACATCACCTATGAGATCGACGACCTCCCGGAGTGTCGATTCGGCCCTGAGTTCCCGATCGCCGTGTGGCGAGAAGCAGGATCCCTGCGGGTCGACGGCGGTGCTTGGCAGGCTATCGACAAGCCGAAGGCCGTTTCGGGCCATCGATTCAGATTCCGCCACGAGCACAGGATGAGGGAGATCCTGATCGCTCTCCGCCAGCCCGGTGAGTTGTTCGTCCTCCCCCTCACGACCACTATTCGCAACGAAACAGGAGAAGAAGACTTGCAACAGGGAATACTGTTGTGGCCCCATTGGATACGTCCGAGGTCGGGGCTCTATCGACTGACGGTCGAGGTTCTCGATGTGGCTCAAGAGCCGCCGGTCGAACCACCAACCGCCCTCGAGGCCGGTCTGGAATGAGAATCCTGCTCGCCGCGTCCGAATTCTCGCCGCTGGTCCGGACCGGTGGTCTTGGTGAAGCAGTCGCCGGCATTGCCGGAGCTCTGGCCGCAGCCGGGCACGATGTGTCTGTGGCGCTCCCCCGTTATCGCCACCTGACGGCCCTCGGGGTCGAAGGCGAACCGGCCGGTCCGGCCCGTGCAACCTACCGGCACGAGGCCGGCGGTATCGAAGTGATCCTCGTAGATGATCCTTCTGCTTTCGACCGCGCCGGCATCTATGGCGACTCCCACGGCGAAGGTTACGAAGACCAGTGGCTGCGCTTCGGCGGTTTCTCGGCTGCGGTGCGAGCCATCTCCCACGATTACGACCTGGTCCACCTGCACGATGCCCACGCCGGCCCGGCAGCCCTCGACAACCCGACTCCAACGGTATTCACCATTCACAACTCGGCCTACGGCATCTTCGGCCCTCTGGTGGAGACCGCAGCCGTGGTTGGAGTCGATGTCCGCCACACGGCGCCCGGGGCCGATCTGGAGTGGTGGGGCCAGGCCAACTTCTTGAAGGCCGGAATCGCCGCCTCCGACCGGGTAACGACGGTGAGCCCTTCCTTCGCCAGGCAGCTGACAGAGGACGCCTCCATCTCCGGAGGCCTCGACGGAGTCCTCCGCTCGCTCCCCCATCCGGTGGCCGGGATCGTCAACGGTCTCAATCCGGACGAGTGGAACCCCCGAACCGACACCGCCGTGACAGCCCCGTTCACGCCAAACCGGCCGTACCCGCGCAAAGCCACTCGCCAGGCCCTCCTGGCCGAAGCAGGGCTGGCCGACGGAATCGTGTTCGGCAATGTGGGCCGCATGGCAGAGCAGAAGGGCCTTCACCTGCTCGACCCGGCAATCGACCTGCTGGTCGGTGAGGGTCTGCGCCTCGTGCTGGTGGGAGACGGCGAATTGAACCCGATGGTCGACGGCTGGGTAGAACGTCATCCTCATGCGATCTGGCACGCCCCTTACGAGGAACGACTGTCCAGAGTTGTCTCGGCCGGGGCGGATTTCTACTTGATGCCTTCGCGTTTCGAACCGTGCGGGATCGGCCAGATATACGCGATGCGCTACGGAGCGCCGCCGGTTGTGCGCCTCACAGGAGGCTTGAACGACACCGTCATCGACCTCGACGAGAGCCCGGCCGACGCCACAGGATTCGGGTTCCGCGATTTCAGGCACGAGGAGCTGATCAAGACGGTTCGCAGGGCAATGCGGATCTTCAGGCAGTCGAGAGGCGAATACCGGAGACTGCAGCGCAACGGCATGCTGACCGACTTCTCCTGGGGAGCGGCGGCGCAGCACTACCTGGTCGCCTACGAACAGGCGATGCTCTACCGTCGGGAACGATCGAGCGGCGGATGACGTATTTCAGGTCATGAGGAAGGTCGCGTTCTACATAGCCATCGTCGTCGCCGCGAGCGCTTGCTCAACCGGTGGAACGACGACCACGGTTCGGTCCACCACCACCGATACTCGACCACCGTCACAGACGACGACCACAACCCCGCAGACCACATCGACAACGCCCGCGGTTCGATTGGATGTGTCCTTGATAGTTTCGCGCCTCGGAGGAGTGACCCTGCTCGATGACGGACCGACGCGGGACCTTCCCGGCGACGCCGACTATGCGATTGCGGTCGCTTTCGACGACCTCTCCGGGGGCCTCGTCTACCAGTACCAGACCACTCCCGAGCAGTTCCCACCGCACAGCGTGCTCCGCATCGCCGCCGGTGGTTCGACACCCGAGGTGGTTCTCTTCGCGGATCCGGGCCGGGAGATCCGACTGCTGGACGTCGAAGAGGTCGACGGCCGAACGACTCTGCTGTTCCTCGAAGGAGCAGAGGGAACGGAGTCTGACACGCTCCTCATAGCCGATATCGCCGGTGGCGCCCCGAAGCCGATCGTGCACACCGATGCGAGCGCCGCTCCGGGTGCCGCCGGGGTGAACCCGACGGTCATTCTGGGAGGCTCGCTATCCGGCAACTCCGCGGCGGTCGTGTGGGGGTACGGAGATCTCGAGACGCAGTGCAGCTACGTCGAGGTCGTGAGCTTCGAGGGTGCCACGGTCTTCGGACCGATCCCCGACCTGTGCGGAGAACGGGATCTGACTCATGCGGCGCTCTCGGCGGACGGATCGCAGCTGGCCTATGCCGGCGACGGCGCGGTCGGGATCGTCGATGTCACCTCCGGGGAGATCCTCGGTGAGTGGCAGACGGCATCGGTCGCCGGACTCGACTTCGATGGAACGACCGCGCTGGTGACCGGAGTCGGCGAGTACTCGGCGATATCGCCTTCCGATCCCTCGGCGGCACCTCGGCCGCTGCCGCCGAACGCCACGCATGTGATAGCCGGCAGAGGCCCGATCGACATCGCCGACGGGACCTTTCTCGGCGGCGTGCGGACACTGTCGGCCAACTGCTCGGCGGCAGGAATGCCGAGGATTCCGGAACGTCAGGGAGGCCTGCCGGAAGTCGTAGCCGCGCGGCGGGATGGCATCGTGGCAGCCGCCGCCTCTTGCGACGTCGACTCCCTGACGGCGCTAGGCGGAGACACGGTGGCGTTCAGTTTCGGTGGAGATCCGGACGCAGGGCGTTTCTGGAGGTGGAGCGAACAGGAGGGATACGGTCCGCTCGCCCGCATAGTCGATGTGCTCGCGCTTCCGTTCGTCATCCAAGATTCGCCGGGAGGCCGGATCTACACGTGGCCGTCTGCGTTTCAGGAGTTTCCGACCGAAGACGACTGGCAAGCCCTCTCCGGCGTCTTCAACGAGGAGGACATCGATCTGTTCAAGGAGTACGGGGCATACATCGGGATGCGCGTTGGTATCACGGAAGACGGGACGTGGCTGTTCGCGATAGAAGGCGACTGATCCGGAGGTTCTAAGTTCCAGTTCCTAGGTTCTGAGTCAGGAATCTCTTCAGGTTCTCGAACGCAACGGTCAGGTTGGCGATCGGGACGTGCTCGCTCACCTGGTGGGCTTGGGCGACGATTCCCGGACCGTAGTTGACTGCCGGCACGCCGTACTCGGCAAGGCGCGCAACGTCCGTCCAGCCCTGTTTGGCGGCCCGTTCGGCTCTGGTGACCTCAATGAGCCGGTCCAGGTAGCGATTGTCTTCCGGTACCGGCGCGGCCGGCGCACGATCGACTATCTCGACTTCGTCCGCGGCCAGGGCGAGCAGTCGCAG
Coding sequences within it:
- a CDS encoding alpha-amylase/4-alpha-glucanotransferase domain-containing protein, translating into MQLIFAVHCHQPFGQLETVLDQAIDRAYLPFLDVLQRHPGISVNVHYSGTLLEQLETSGPRLLEVLTGSGEQIEWMGGAMYEPILPAIPPRDRIEHLKRMRSAINERFSQDPVTAWVPERVWEPSLVETFAESGYDAIPLDDVHFERAGLEHLDRNYLVHYLDRLITAYPISVDLRYAAPREDPETLVESLRHLHEANPDAVAVLVDDGEKYGLWPGGSQRAYGPDGWLDRFFTAAEAADWVDLTTFERHLADHPATERTSLPPGSYQEMTDWSDGRWEHFLDRYPEADVLYRKMLNASKRASRDKAPAEALTEVLRGQGNDSYWHGVFGGLYLPHLRAETHRRLLASRMAVDEAKRSGRSWAKLEVLDWDADGRDEIHVELPDQSWVLDLDDGALAYYDDKPSMWMVPDVVAARAVGYDTDQSPVRTHRWMTTRTLPLDASPGSLASMDPDQLSQYPLETGEFEKGKGWVSVGSTSHHGRVRRLLRAENRSFDITYEIDDLPECRFGPEFPIAVWREAGSLRVDGGAWQAIDKPKAVSGHRFRFRHEHRMREILIALRQPGELFVLPLTTTIRNETGEEDLQQGILLWPHWIRPRSGLYRLTVEVLDVAQEPPVEPPTALEAGLE
- the gatB gene encoding Asp-tRNA(Asn)/Glu-tRNA(Gln) amidotransferase subunit GatB; the protein is MSWEPVIGIEVHVELKTDSKMFCGCRADFGAAPNTNICPVCLALPGALPVPNEQAIEWIVRIGLALNCTIAPESIFHRKNYFYADLPKNYQISQYDLPVCTAGYLDVDLDGETARVAINRVHQEEDTGKSIHVGGGGRIHSAEATLLDFNRAGVPLVEIVSEPDIHSPAQARAYAQQLRSLVESLGVSDAKLEEGSMRFDANVSIKPAGEEELGAKVEVKNMNSFRSLERALAYEIDRQTEVLESGREVPQETRHWDEAAGVTQSMRSKEVSSDYRYFAEPDLVPIVISEERREQIRATLPELPHQRIARYIESGLDSHAASVLVSGEMGLGALFEEAVHNGADPKQVANWLTGETTAYLRKQETTIDRTALTAAHLVQMTGMLTEGRLSSSAAKEVLAGVLEGDGSPEEVAADRDLIQMSDTGAIESAVDGVLASNPDALEKLRGGDMKPFGFLVGQVMRATGGKADPKVVNEILRERAAR
- the gatA gene encoding Asp-tRNA(Asn)/Glu-tRNA(Gln) amidotransferase subunit GatA, which produces MSEYTLSGARTALRDGSVSARELTDAALDRAAKTEAELHAFLTLDHDGARRAADAADAEFAAGRDAGPLQGIPVAVKDNMVTRGIETTAASQILAGYVPPYDATAVARLKEQNAVIVGKTNMDEFAMGSSTENSAFGSSRNPWHTDRVPGGSSGGSAIAVAAGSAIVGLGSDTGGSIRQPAALCGVVGMKPTYGLVSRYGLIAFASSLDQIGPFTRTVEDSVTALESLAGHDPLDATSYRGDLPDFRTGLDGGVGGLRIGVVRELSGEGFDADVEAAFRRTVDLLSEAGAEIVEVSLPSMETSLSAYYLIAPAECSANLARFDGVRYGSRHDGATVEEMMTATRADGFGQEVIRRILLGTYALSAGYYDAFYGQAQKVRTLVIRDFESAYRRVDALVSPTTPTTAFEIGSKTQDPLSMYLSDVCTIPSNLAGDPAISVPVGRDGDGLPIGFQIMAPALGEAVMFRVAHTVEQLAGFEHRPPMLEAWA
- the gatC gene encoding Asp-tRNA(Asn)/Glu-tRNA(Gln) amidotransferase subunit GatC: MPIDIDIAHVARLARLGLSDEELSHYQAQLAVILDHAARVQEIDTQGVKPTAHPLSMVNAFRRDEVRPSLDRTEVLEQAPEHEDGYFRVPPHLETQ